From the genome of Candidatus Deferrimicrobiaceae bacterium:
CCCCAGGAACGTCGCGGCCAGCAGGAGGGTGAGGAAAAGGTAGAACCGGAGGAGCGTGACCTTCCCTTTGCGGATCGCCGCGATGCCGAGCGCGACGGTGAGGCTGCTGCCGATCAGCACCACCGTGTTGACCGACCCGAGGACGCGGTCCAGCTTCAGATGGTCCTCGTAGAACATCCGGGGGTATTTGATCCGGTAGATGATGTAGGCGGTGAACAGCCCCCCGAAGAGAAGGACCTCGGTGGCGAGAAACGTCCAGATCCCCAGCGTTGCGGCCTCGCGGGCCGTGGCCGGGTCCATGTGGGCTTCGTGCCCTGCTGCCCCTGGCCCGTGGTGCGTGGATTGTCCGCTCATTTTCCTACGTCTGCCTTCCCGCATACCCGTACGGCCAGTCGGTGACCGTCGGAATTTCCTTAAAATTCTCCGTCGGCGGCGGCGACCCCGTCTGCCAATCCAGGGAGAGGGCTTTCCAGGGGTTCGGTGGGGCAGGGGCGCCCCGGAACAGCCCGCGGACGAAATTCGCGAACATGATCAAAATCCCCGTCGCGAGGACCCACGACCCCACCGTGGACACGATGTTGAGCGTCTGGAATTGCGCCGGGTATTCCGCGTAGCGCCTCGGCATTCCCTCGAACCCCAGGATGAACTGGGTGAAAAAGGTGACGTTGAAGCCGATGAACATCAGCAGCCAGGCAGGGCGCGCCATCTTTTCGCTGAGCATCCTGCCGGTCATCTTGGGA
Proteins encoded in this window:
- a CDS encoding cytochrome c oxidase subunit 3 family protein, with amino-acid sequence MDPATAREAATLGIWTFLATEVLLFGGLFTAYIIYRIKYPRMFYEDHLKLDRVLGSVNTVVLIGSSLTVALGIAAIRKGKVTLLRFYLFLTLLLAATFLGIKYVEYTKKFSHGLFPDTDIFFSLYFMLTGLHGIHVLAGMVALGTVLFLAGRGRYSESYHTPVEISGLYWHFVDLVWIYLFPLLYLVG
- a CDS encoding cbb3-type cytochrome c oxidase subunit I, whose amino-acid sequence is PKMTGRMLSEKMARPAWLLMFIGFNVTFFTQFILGFEGMPRRYAEYPAQFQTLNIVSTVGSWVLATGILIMFANFVRGLFRGAPAPPNPWKALSLDWQTGSPPPTENFKEIPTVTDWPYGYAGRQT